Below is a genomic region from Drosophila kikkawai strain 14028-0561.14 chromosome X, DkikHiC1v2, whole genome shotgun sequence.
CTGGAATACTTGTTGGGGGGGCTCCTTCAGATGGACACTTTCAATGCTGCCAGTGGCGATTTTGGTTTTGTGTTTTGGTTGGTTTTTAAATTCCGAAAGATAGATAGATTAGATATCGGTAGTTAGATAGATTTATCGTTATCGCTAtcgttaaataattaatacgTGTATTGTAGCACACACACCATATATACACAGGATGTACCCCGCTTTGTGTGGCGAGGCGGTCAAACAAATTGGAAATTACTTATGGGTTTTtacacgaaaaaaaataagggtTCTACTATTGCGGATTttggagagaaaaaaaatttaaaaaaaggatataaaCTTGAAAATTAAGGATCAAACAAATGTggttttagaaaaaattaaatatcttaaaaatttatcCAAAAATTTAGATCAAAATTTAGATCGTAAAAATGATCTTAAAATTCAGTTAATGATCAGTATCTAGacaaaatcctttaaaatctCTAGGATACCAACTCatattaaaccaaaaaattaGATCAAAATTTAGATCAAATTTAGATCATAAaaattatcttaaaatttagttaataaTCAGTATCTAGAGGATATCCTTAAATATCTACCAGATACCAACTCATATTAAGCCAAAAATTTAGATCAAAGGTTCTAATATGATCAGTAAATTTTAGAGATATTGATCTAAAATAGAAAACATCTTTCTAACCACATTCGCCGAGTCCTTAAACATCAATATCATATCCTTTTTCCGAGAATGGGGCGACTGTTGATAAGTTATTAGTGGTGTTAGATTGGTTTGGGCGTTTTAATTGAGCTCCTTGCGCGTCGTGTTGGGCAGGAGCAGGCACATGAGACCGCCGCCGATGAGCAGGCCCGACACAATGAATGTCGGCGAGGGACAATAGTTGTCCAGCAGCTGGGCAATCACAATGTTGCCAATGATACCGCCCAGACGTGCGGCGACCATGGAGATGGCCACACCGGTGGCCCGGAGCTTGGTGGGGAATACTTCGGTGATGAGGCAGTCGAGGGCCGCATTTGCCGCCGAAATGGCGCCACTGAAAATGGCCGAGACGACCAGATTCTGAACGGAGCTGCGCACAAAGTACATCAGCGCCGAACAGATGCCAGCGGTCATGGTGCCGGCAATTAGGAAGAATTTCCTACCCAGCATATCCATGCCAAGGATGGCCAACAGATTGGCGGGCAGGGCTGAGGCCAGCGAAATGAGCGATTCCATGAACACCGATTGTGGTATCTCCGAGGAGCAAGTACCATTGCTGCTCTCCTGGTTGGCAATCTTCACCACATAATCGGTGACCGTACAAACGCCGGCAGACTCGCCCGGGAAGGCCTTCTCGTACTCCTCGAAGCGATTGAAGAGCTCCGGGAACCACATCAACAGGCCGTAGTATCCAATGTGGAATGTAAAGTTGATCGTGATCGAGACAATGGTGAAGCGCAGGATGGGTGACCTAAACAAGGCGCGACTATGGTCCACCATGCCGCTAACCATCCGTGAATACTTGTTCTTCACATTCGCCGAGCTCTCCAGCAGCTTCTCGTCCACCTCCAGATCATAGACCATGTACTCATCGGGCCGACGTTTCGTGTTTGTCACGAAAATGCCACGGAAAATGGCCAAAGCACGATCCTTCTTGCCGCGCGTCAACAGGAACTTGGGCGATTCGGGCAGATAGAAGAGCAGGAAGCCGACCAGGAACGACGGCAGCGAGCAGACCAACAGGAAGATGCGCCACGAGTTATAGGTGAAGTACGGTGTGATGAAGCCAATGCTGGTGGGGATGATCAGCCAGGCCAGACTGGCCACGAACAGGTTGCCGAATGTCCAGAAGGCGGCCATGAAGCTCAGCATGGAGCCGCGCTTGGCCTTCGGCTGGAACTCGGCAAAGTATGACCAGATCACAGGACCACTGCCGCCCAAACtgaagagagaaagagataggAATACATTAAAGGTTAGTGgtttatatatagtttatagattattgattttaaattctatttattatgtatattttaagaatatttaaaaaaattttcctTCATTATTTTCCCTCACTTTATATGTTatacatggcgtatgcgtaatattttGCTTAGAAATGacatattacgtatacgtattgcgtatacgcaggcctaataataaaaataaacatcagaaaaaattcaaaaaatcacaaaaaaaaaacccaaaattcAATCTCTTAGAAGTTCGTCGAAATAATTAACAAGCGTTTGACAAAATTATGATTCAGAGAATCTGGGGAATtagtttaaattgttttaaaaataatcttttttttttttttataaaaataaatgtaaaaataaataaatataaaaataaaaatatataaaaatataaaaaaataagtatataaaaaaaaatataaataaaaaaatataaaaaaataaaaagaaatataaaaataaataaatataaaaaaagaaatataaaaataaaaatatataaaaatataaaatttaaaaaaaaatatatatttttatatataaacaaatataaaaataaataaattaataattataaaaataaaatatataaaaaaaaaaaaatattttaagctatcaattaacttttaaaaaggcaaagaaaataatttttaatgattttaaagtaaattctgTCAAGGGAAATTCCGTAATGCCACTGTTCCCACAgtaaagcaaaaatatattgcaaaatattgcaaaataattGTTGTCAGACTCGATGGGTTAATTAGCAGACGattggcaaaaataataatgatatacTATACTCCAGTTTGAGGGGAAACCGAGTGACTAAGCTTTATCCATGTAACCCACAGATCACCAGAGGGGCCAAGGCCTGAGCCGAGagattttccatttttgtgttttggttattttatttttttttgtattattttttgtaaattttggCATGCTGGCCTGTTGAATTCGAGCCTTTAATTAGCATAAACAGTCACGATATTGCggctcaaatatttttgttgttatttataaCAGAAGGTAATTGAATTAACACTTTGCCCCGTTTTTGGGCCCGGGCCCGTGTGTCACTCGATCCACACTAGCCACTGGCCACTCGAAGATATATAGCCACGAATATGAAGAGTAGATTCTCATCGTATCGGTATTTTTGGCACATTCAATAAGGCAACAAGGCTATATTTGATGTCTTCAACAAGTCAGAGTTTATATTGGGGGGGAATTATGGTTATTAAACTCAAATTGGTTAatgggaaaataattaaaaatattttttcttatttaaaaatagttttttaaggTGATTTCTACAACTTATtatagaaaaatgtataattttgttgggttttttaatagaaaaataaatatttttcaatatcattaaaaatgcTAAGGTTtggaaaacatttaaatttacacTAAAAAGTgttctaaaatatttcaaaaatgtaaaatatttggcttatttaaaattatgttttttaaagAGGTTTCTCCTTctttaatagaaaaatttctaattatttaagcttttaatatatataaaaaaatattcttaaatactaCTGAAAAATCTATAGGTTAGAAATTACTTAAATTCATGtcaaaaaatattctaaaaaatttaagaataaataaaatattttgctaatttaaaaatatgttttttttttcttatctcaaattttttaggctttaaaaaaaatatttaaatatcattaaaaaaaaagtcgaGCTTAAATTTACatcaaaaattattctaaaaaaatatttttgtatatattttcaatagattttaaatcattttttgcGATTTTTAGTAgattaaattagaaaaacaaattctataaaaaatacttaCGCTGCACCATTGAGAAACCGGAACAGCATGAAGAAGGTGTAGGACTGCGAAAAGGACGAGGCGACAATACACAGGGCATTCATGAACGAGATGACAATGAGGACCTTTTTGCGGCCAAAGCTGTCCGCAATGCTGCCCCAGAAATACGCTCCCACCATCATGCCAATGAAGATGATCGAATTGAGCCAACCCTTCGTTTCCGTGTTGAGGTCCAGATCGCATTCCGCCGAGGGCAAGATGAACGACATCGAGATGACGTCCATCTCCTCGGAGGTGCTGACCAGACCGCAAATGGCCAACAGAATGTAATGGAACTTGCCATAGCCGCACAACTCGATGGCCCGCTCAAAGTTGGCAACTATCGGAGTTGTTGGCTCCGGCAGCGGTGTCGACTTCTTGCGCCCTTTAGTGGGCCCACCCGTGGGTGGGCGTCCATCGGGTGCATCTCCACCGCCGGCATTGGCACGCTCTACGTCCTGCTGCTTGCCATTGGCATGATTGTCCGGCTCGTAGCCGCGATTGTCCGCCGCAAACTGATACTCCGGCTGTTTGGCTCCGGTGCCCAGGGAATACGGCTGGATGATCGCACGGTTGTCGATATGCGGTGGTGTCGCGTTCGAGGCGATCGAGTTGGTCTGGCCAGCGGGTTGATGGTGGCCAGCGTTGGCGTTGGTTGCTTGGTTGCTTGCTGCGCTCTGATTGTAGTTTGGTTGTAGTCCAGCTTCTACATTATAGGCTGTGGATAGGTAGGAAGGGTTTTTGGGATTAAGAACGATGTGGTtaggtatattttttaattttttctttaaattataatttatataaatatttatataattttttttttaattatactcagtaaaaaattatttcagatttttctAATTCAAATCgatcttaaatttttttaatctatCAATTTTCCTATCAATTTTCGGGTCAAATATCCACACAGTAtctatgtgtgtatgtatgtatgtagttacatatattttccGGCCTCCCTTATGTAGAGAGAGATCTTCAATTTCTCTTTTCTCTTTATATTCCTATTCCTTCTTAGCAAGAGCCAGCCTCTCAAGGCCCCGTATGCTTGCTCTCCCTTTCCCTCTCCAAACTTCCAGTCCATA
It encodes:
- the LOC108076071 gene encoding synaptic vesicle glycoprotein 2C; its protein translation is MVEGDSAKGKSESYNVEAGLQPNYNQSAASNQATNANAGHHQPAGQTNSIASNATPPHIDNRAIIQPYSLGTGAKQPEYQFAADNRGYEPDNHANGKQQDVERANAGGGDAPDGRPPTGGPTKGRKKSTPLPEPTTPIVANFERAIELCGYGKFHYILLAICGLVSTSEEMDVISMSFILPSAECDLDLNTETKGWLNSIIFIGMMVGAYFWGSIADSFGRKKVLIVISFMNALCIVASSFSQSYTFFMLFRFLNGAALGGSGPVIWSYFAEFQPKAKRGSMLSFMAAFWTFGNLFVASLAWLIIPTSIGFITPYFTYNSWRIFLLVCSLPSFLVGFLLFYLPESPKFLLTRGKKDRALAIFRGIFVTNTKRRPDEYMVYDLEVDEKLLESSANVKNKYSRMVSGMVDHSRALFRSPILRFTIVSITINFTFHIGYYGLLMWFPELFNRFEEYEKAFPGESAGVCTVTDYVVKIANQESSNGTCSSEIPQSVFMESLISLASALPANLLAILGMDMLGRKFFLIAGTMTAGICSALMYFVRSSVQNLVVSAIFSGAISAANAALDCLITEVFPTKLRATGVAISMVAARLGGIIGNIVIAQLLDNYCPSPTFIVSGLLIGGGLMCLLLPNTTRKELN